A window from Bacteroidales bacterium encodes these proteins:
- the recO gene encoding DNA repair protein RecO — protein MIHKTKAIALHTIKYGDSSLIAYVYSESHGRLNLMVHSAYGRKKSAGKAIFFQPLSLINIIYYHKGFQSLCKLKDVSTEVSFSSIPFDPVKRAIALFIGEVVYRTIREEEPNPTMYNYLENSIQLLDVMHSGISNFHLIFLAQLSRYLGFFPGNNWSEAKPIFDYKNGLFIHAQPLHPLFFDKENSKLIGQVLQTPFHEAEKLQLNHKVRAQLINNFLSFYQVHIESVSNIKSLPILSQVFEE, from the coding sequence ATGATTCATAAAACCAAGGCAATTGCGCTCCACACAATTAAGTACGGTGATAGTAGCCTAATTGCTTATGTTTACTCCGAATCACATGGGCGTTTAAACCTGATGGTTCATAGCGCTTATGGGAGAAAGAAATCAGCAGGTAAAGCCATCTTCTTTCAACCGCTAAGCCTAATTAATATTATTTATTACCATAAGGGTTTTCAGTCTCTTTGTAAGTTAAAAGATGTATCAACAGAGGTGAGTTTTAGTTCTATCCCTTTCGATCCCGTTAAAAGAGCCATCGCATTATTTATTGGAGAGGTTGTATATCGTACAATTCGCGAGGAAGAACCAAATCCCACAATGTATAACTATCTCGAAAACTCAATTCAACTCCTTGATGTGATGCACAGCGGGATCTCAAATTTTCATTTGATATTTTTGGCACAACTCTCCCGTTATCTTGGTTTCTTTCCCGGAAATAATTGGAGCGAAGCAAAGCCAATATTCGATTACAAGAATGGTTTATTCATTCATGCCCAGCCATTACACCCGCTTTTTTTCGATAAAGAGAATAGTAAATTAATTGGGCAGGTGCTACAAACCCCTTTTCATGAGGCAGAGAAATTACAGCTTAACCATAAAGTTAGAGCGCAACTAATAAATAATTTTTTATCCTTTTATCAGGTGCACATCGAGAGTGTTTCAAACATAAAATCTTTGCCAATATTATCTCAGGTGTTTGAAGAATAA